The following proteins come from a genomic window of Aquimarina sp. MAR_2010_214:
- a CDS encoding endonuclease/exonuclease/phosphatase family protein has product MRKVISKIVFLMNAMAASALLLSYLLPYVSPKTFPLLSVLSLAVPILIVINVLFLLFWAVQLNKKGILSLVVLILGISHVSSLYKLRGKSADEVEGGISLMSYNVHSFNRFLWIASETIPQDISKLVKDQNPDVFCAQEYYNNPDIDFSQYSNKYEYFNHNSRELALVIFSKYPFINKGSLNFENTANNVIFADVVFPKDTIRVYNIHLQSHRISSETNNLAKADSQKLLKRIGVSFKKQQAQTEQLIKHMKSSPYRNIVMGDFNNTAYSYVYDKIKSENLQDTFKKAGKGFGKTFKFELFPARIDFILVPEEFEVQGFQSFGLELSDHYPILSKIKF; this is encoded by the coding sequence ATGAGGAAAGTAATTAGCAAGATCGTCTTTTTGATGAACGCTATGGCAGCTTCTGCCTTGTTACTGTCCTATTTACTACCTTATGTTTCTCCAAAAACGTTTCCGTTATTGTCTGTGTTAAGTTTAGCAGTACCAATTCTAATTGTCATTAATGTGTTGTTCTTGTTATTTTGGGCAGTACAACTCAATAAAAAGGGAATACTTTCTCTGGTTGTACTAATTCTAGGAATTTCTCACGTGTCTTCATTGTATAAGCTAAGAGGAAAATCAGCCGATGAGGTTGAGGGTGGTATTTCATTGATGAGTTATAACGTACATAGCTTTAATCGGTTTTTATGGATAGCCTCAGAAACTATTCCTCAGGATATTTCAAAACTGGTGAAAGATCAAAACCCAGATGTCTTTTGTGCTCAGGAATATTATAACAACCCAGATATCGATTTTAGTCAATATTCAAATAAGTACGAGTATTTTAATCATAACAGTAGAGAATTGGCATTGGTTATCTTTTCGAAATATCCATTTATAAACAAAGGATCTTTAAATTTTGAAAATACAGCTAACAATGTGATTTTTGCTGATGTAGTATTTCCTAAGGATACTATAAGAGTGTATAATATTCATTTACAATCCCATAGAATTAGTTCTGAAACAAATAATTTGGCTAAAGCAGATTCTCAGAAGCTATTAAAACGTATCGGAGTATCATTTAAAAAACAACAAGCTCAGACAGAACAGCTTATAAAGCATATGAAATCTTCTCCGTACAGAAACATTGTGATGGGAGATTTTAATAATACAGCATATTCATATGTGTATGATAAAATTAAATCAGAAAATCTTCAGGACACTTTTAAGAAGGCAGGAAAAGGATTTGGTAAAACTTTTAAATTTGAATTGTTTCCGGCTAGAATTGATTTTATTTTAGTGCCCGAAGAGTTTGAAGTACAAGGGTTTCAAAGTTTTGGTCTTGAACTTTCAGATCATTATCCAATACTATCAAAAATAAAGTTTTAG
- a CDS encoding DUF721 domain-containing protein, with amino-acid sequence MAKRHQENQSMEEVLKSFVSDNNLQKGLNKVAVRDVWEKIMGPAITKYTRNVKLDRETAYIELTSSVLREELSYGKQKIIDNLNDELGEILIKKLVLR; translated from the coding sequence ATGGCAAAACGTCACCAAGAAAATCAGAGTATGGAAGAAGTTTTAAAAAGCTTTGTTTCTGATAATAATTTACAAAAAGGATTGAACAAGGTTGCTGTACGTGATGTTTGGGAAAAAATAATGGGGCCTGCAATTACAAAGTATACTCGAAATGTTAAACTTGACAGAGAAACTGCGTATATTGAACTCACATCATCTGTATTAAGAGAAGAACTTAGTTATGGCAAACAAAAAATAATAGACAATCTCAATGACGAATTAGGTGAAATATTAATCAAAAAACTAGTACTAAGGTAA
- a CDS encoding rhomboid family intramembrane serine protease: MGRITDTVKGLLIINIIFFVGSLSLGNNAFEWFALWFPKNDNFQIWQIVSHMFMHADAGHIFFNMFALYMFGSHLEGSIGQKKFLFIYFFSGLGAVGFQILFSYFQFSPGYQAYLDAGFSPSEINTFIQNTVTSGQYKVYPNIPQDVTENMIGAYVTPMVGASGAIFGVLAAFAVLYPNLPLYIIFIPIPIKAKYLIGGYFLLDLYGGITGQAILGPSNVAHWAHIGGAVIGFITMWYWKKNSFNDKRWY; encoded by the coding sequence ATGGGGAGAATTACAGATACAGTAAAAGGGTTATTAATTATCAATATCATTTTTTTTGTTGGATCATTATCTTTAGGAAACAACGCATTTGAATGGTTTGCACTTTGGTTTCCGAAAAATGATAATTTCCAGATATGGCAAATTGTTTCTCATATGTTTATGCATGCAGATGCAGGACATATCTTTTTTAATATGTTTGCCTTATATATGTTTGGAAGCCATCTGGAAGGTTCTATTGGTCAGAAAAAATTCCTTTTCATTTACTTTTTTTCAGGCCTTGGTGCAGTAGGGTTTCAAATTTTATTTTCTTATTTTCAGTTTAGTCCAGGATATCAAGCATATTTAGATGCAGGTTTTTCTCCTTCGGAAATTAACACATTTATACAAAATACTGTTACCTCTGGTCAATATAAAGTATATCCTAATATCCCACAAGATGTTACCGAAAACATGATAGGTGCTTATGTAACACCAATGGTAGGAGCTTCGGGTGCGATTTTTGGGGTATTAGCAGCATTTGCCGTACTATATCCAAATCTACCTCTATATATAATTTTTATTCCTATTCCTATTAAGGCAAAATATTTGATAGGTGGTTATTTTTTATTAGATCTTTATGGAGGAATAACGGGGCAAGCAATTTTGGGGCCTTCTAATGTCGCTCATTGGGCGCATATAGGTGGTGCTGTAATTGGGTTTATTACCATGTGGTATTGGAAAAAGAATTCATTCAACGATAAACGGTGGTATTAA
- a CDS encoding DUF6122 family protein, with the protein MIRPILHYGFHFIIPLLIVFLFFPKQWKKVYIIFIGAMLIDLDHLLAYPSIFDSNRCSIGFHPLHSYYAITAYGIMLFFPKMRIIGLALLWHILTDQIDCWMM; encoded by the coding sequence ATGATCCGACCGATCTTACATTACGGTTTTCATTTTATAATCCCTTTGTTAATAGTATTTCTTTTTTTTCCGAAACAATGGAAAAAAGTCTATATTATTTTTATAGGAGCTATGCTAATCGATCTAGATCACCTTTTGGCTTACCCTTCTATTTTTGATTCAAATCGATGTAGTATTGGATTTCATCCTTTACACAGTTATTACGCTATTACAGCATATGGAATTATGTTATTTTTCCCTAAAATGAGAATTATAGGCTTAGCTCTGCTATGGCACATCCTTACCGATCAAATTGATTGTTGGATGATGTAA
- a CDS encoding DNA replication/repair protein RecF — MILKSLSLLNYKNFESINFEFDDRINCLVGNNGVGKTNILDAIYHLSFGKSYFNPITSQNIKHNADFFVIDGLYTKEDRDEKVIISAKRGQKKVIKRNAKIYDTFSEHIGFLPLVIISPADRDLITEGSDTRRKFIDGVISQSDQSYLKTLLKYSKIVSQRNSLLKYFTANNTFDPTTLEVYNQQMHEYGSIIYEKRAAFLEVFIPIFESRYQAISSGKESVTLSYQSKLSETNLLTLLEQSLSRDRMLQYTSVGVHKDDLSFEIEGYPIKKFGSQGQQKSFLIALKLAQFDFIKKQSKVNPILLLDDIFDKLDEKRVEHIIKLVDDQNFGQLFISDTHADRTESVVKKISQSYKIIKLKNNELEK; from the coding sequence ATGATTTTAAAATCTCTTTCTTTACTTAATTATAAAAATTTTGAGTCCATCAATTTTGAATTTGACGATAGGATAAACTGTCTTGTTGGAAATAATGGGGTCGGAAAAACCAATATTCTGGATGCTATTTATCATTTGTCATTTGGTAAAAGCTATTTCAATCCAATTACTAGTCAAAACATTAAGCATAATGCCGATTTTTTTGTTATTGATGGTCTTTACACAAAAGAAGATCGTGATGAAAAAGTTATTATAAGTGCAAAAAGAGGGCAGAAAAAAGTAATCAAGCGCAACGCAAAAATATATGATACTTTTAGCGAGCATATTGGTTTTTTACCTTTGGTAATTATTTCTCCCGCAGACAGAGATCTAATTACAGAAGGTAGTGATACTCGTCGCAAATTTATAGATGGTGTAATCTCCCAAAGTGACCAATCGTATCTAAAAACATTATTAAAATACTCTAAAATTGTATCACAGCGTAATTCTCTATTAAAATACTTTACTGCCAATAATACTTTTGATCCTACTACACTAGAGGTGTACAACCAGCAAATGCATGAGTACGGTAGTATTATCTATGAAAAAAGAGCAGCATTTCTAGAAGTTTTTATTCCTATTTTTGAAAGCAGATATCAAGCAATTAGTTCTGGAAAAGAAAGTGTTACTCTTTCTTATCAAAGTAAGCTATCCGAAACTAATTTACTAACTCTTTTAGAACAGAGTCTTTCTAGAGACAGAATGTTACAATATACCAGTGTGGGAGTTCATAAAGATGATTTGTCTTTTGAGATTGAAGGGTATCCTATTAAAAAATTTGGAAGTCAGGGACAACAAAAATCGTTTCTTATTGCTTTAAAATTAGCTCAATTCGATTTCATTAAAAAACAAAGTAAAGTGAACCCTATACTTCTACTCGATGACATTTTTGACAAACTTGACGAAAAACGTGTAGAACATATTATAAAATTGGTAGATGATCAAAATTTTGGACAATTATTCATTAGTGATACCCATGCGGATCGAACAGAAAGTGTGGTGAAAAAAATATCGCAATCATACAAAATTATTAAATTGAAAAACAACGAATTAGAAAAATAG
- a CDS encoding rhomboid family intramembrane serine protease, giving the protein MTTNNLSYQFKTANVIIKLIVINVALFLFATLGSWIFKTNSGALMEWFVLPVDPESLIIQPWSILTYSFLHFDFWHIFWNMLVLYWFGQYVLNLFTEKRFLTIYLLGAICGGLLFVLAYNLFPVLNGSLAYLIGASAAVRAIMIFIAAYTPNSEVRIFVFNIKLWQIGVFVVLSDLIQIPTSGNAGGLIAHLGGALFGYMYAIQLKKGNDIGSWFEKLMGGLSTMFSPKKKSPLKTVHKSKTHKRTSKKTATSSVKTPNQKQIDAILDKISKSGYDSLTKEEKDFLFKAGKE; this is encoded by the coding sequence ATGACAACTAATAATCTATCATATCAGTTTAAAACAGCTAATGTAATCATTAAGCTTATTGTTATTAATGTAGCTTTATTTTTATTCGCTACACTAGGATCTTGGATTTTTAAAACAAACTCTGGTGCTTTGATGGAGTGGTTTGTTTTACCTGTTGATCCAGAATCGTTGATTATACAACCCTGGAGTATTCTCACCTATAGTTTTTTACATTTTGATTTTTGGCATATTTTCTGGAATATGCTGGTGTTATACTGGTTTGGACAATATGTTTTAAACTTATTTACCGAAAAAAGATTTCTAACAATTTACTTATTAGGTGCTATCTGCGGAGGATTATTATTTGTGCTGGCCTATAATCTATTTCCGGTTTTAAATGGCTCATTAGCATATTTAATTGGAGCCTCGGCGGCAGTTCGTGCCATTATGATTTTTATTGCTGCATATACCCCAAATTCTGAAGTGCGAATCTTTGTGTTTAATATCAAATTATGGCAGATAGGAGTGTTTGTAGTGCTTTCTGATCTTATCCAAATTCCTACATCTGGTAATGCTGGTGGACTGATAGCTCATTTGGGTGGAGCGCTTTTTGGTTATATGTATGCGATTCAACTTAAAAAAGGAAATGATATCGGTTCCTGGTTCGAAAAACTTATGGGTGGATTAAGTACGATGTTTAGTCCTAAAAAGAAAAGTCCGTTAAAGACCGTTCATAAATCAAAAACTCATAAAAGAACCTCTAAAAAAACAGCAACTTCTTCGGTTAAAACACCTAATCAGAAACAAATTGATGCTATTTTGGATAAAATTAGTAAAAGTGGATATGATAGCTTAACCAAGGAAGAGAAAGATTTTTTGTTTAAAGCAGGGAAAGAGTAG
- a CDS encoding WbqC family protein yields MKTTLLHPAYFGPIAHYAAIVQSNKVVFENEDNYQKQTYRNRAYIYGANGKLLLTIPIKHNQKEKRQLYRDIRIENDFKWQIQHWKSLESAYRTSPFFEYYEDELVHLFEKPKEFLMDFNHQCREVIIDCLQLDVSFSKTSTYVKDPIEVTDLRNLINARKEKQHNLQSYIQVFEDKQGFIPNLSILDLIFNEGTNALTYLENQSVFL; encoded by the coding sequence TTGAAAACTACCCTACTCCATCCTGCTTATTTTGGACCAATAGCACATTATGCTGCTATTGTTCAATCTAACAAGGTTGTTTTTGAAAATGAAGATAATTATCAAAAACAAACGTATCGTAATCGTGCATACATTTATGGAGCTAACGGAAAACTTCTATTAACGATCCCTATCAAACACAATCAAAAAGAAAAAAGACAGCTATATAGAGATATTCGTATAGAAAATGATTTTAAGTGGCAAATACAACATTGGAAATCACTGGAATCAGCCTATAGGACCTCTCCTTTTTTTGAATATTATGAGGATGAACTTGTTCATTTATTTGAGAAACCAAAAGAGTTTCTTATGGATTTCAATCATCAATGCCGAGAAGTGATTATCGATTGCTTACAATTAGACGTTTCTTTTTCTAAAACAAGTACATATGTTAAGGATCCTATAGAAGTAACCGATCTAAGGAATTTGATTAATGCGAGAAAAGAAAAACAACATAATCTTCAATCTTACATTCAGGTTTTTGAAGACAAGCAAGGTTTTATACCTAACCTTTCTATTTTAGATTTGATATTTAATGAAGGTACCAATGCATTAACGTATCTCGAGAATCAATCTGTTTTTCTATGA
- the lepB gene encoding signal peptidase I encodes MILTEWLIFFLILQVIHFLGTWKLYTKAGRKAWEAIIPVYNAVVLMKIINRPWWWVILLFIPVINVIMLPVIWVETIRSFGKNSTTDTILVIVTLGFYIFYVNYMLDVTYIEDRDLKPRTATGEWVSSILFAIVAATIVHTYFMQPYTIPTGSLERTLLVGDFLFVSKFHYGARTPMTAVSFPMVHDTIPLVRTKSYTNKPQYPYFRLPGFQKIKRNDIVVFSWPIDTVNAFQQYSDGKYHYKPIDKKSNYVKRCVGTPGDSLAVVDGFVYINGKQTKLPERAQLQFSYSGTTKGSSFNLQNLYNRYKIKQNEFGYNNSQFSAHGMTEDAASRFKNHQNVTSIQRNITPKGLKDPKIFPNNGKVNWNSDNFGAIYIPEAGKTVKMDLKSFSLYRRIIEVYEGSEMGIDNTLSVNGTQVLLNGKHIESYTFKQDYYWMMGDNRHNSEDSRVWGYVPANHIVGKPVFVWFSWDSNAKGLFNKIRWERMFTTVGGSGQPVSYFKYFLILLAGWIIYNQYRKRKKGA; translated from the coding sequence ATGATACTTACAGAATGGCTTATTTTTTTCCTGATACTACAGGTTATTCATTTTCTGGGAACCTGGAAATTATATACTAAAGCAGGTAGAAAAGCATGGGAGGCTATTATTCCAGTCTATAATGCTGTAGTTTTAATGAAAATTATAAATCGGCCATGGTGGTGGGTAATACTACTATTTATCCCAGTTATTAATGTCATTATGTTACCGGTTATTTGGGTAGAAACGATACGAAGTTTTGGAAAAAACTCTACAACCGATACCATTCTGGTTATTGTTACTCTTGGATTCTATATCTTTTATGTTAATTACATGCTCGATGTAACTTATATAGAAGATCGAGATCTAAAACCAAGAACTGCTACAGGAGAATGGGTTAGTTCAATTCTATTTGCGATTGTTGCTGCAACTATAGTGCATACCTATTTCATGCAGCCCTACACTATCCCTACCGGTTCTTTAGAAAGAACATTACTGGTCGGGGATTTCTTATTTGTTAGCAAGTTTCATTATGGTGCTCGTACTCCCATGACAGCAGTATCTTTTCCTATGGTTCATGATACAATTCCGTTGGTACGAACAAAGTCATATACTAACAAACCACAATATCCATATTTTAGATTACCCGGTTTTCAAAAAATCAAACGTAATGATATTGTAGTATTTAGCTGGCCAATAGATACTGTAAATGCTTTTCAGCAATATAGCGATGGCAAATATCATTATAAGCCTATAGATAAAAAGTCGAATTATGTAAAACGCTGTGTTGGTACTCCCGGAGACTCTCTGGCAGTAGTAGATGGTTTCGTTTATATTAACGGGAAACAAACTAAATTACCAGAACGGGCTCAATTACAGTTTTCATACTCTGGAACTACAAAAGGTAGTAGTTTCAATCTTCAAAACCTATACAACCGTTACAAAATAAAGCAGAATGAGTTTGGATATAACAATTCACAATTTAGTGCTCATGGTATGACCGAGGATGCTGCTTCTCGATTTAAAAATCATCAAAACGTAACAAGCATACAACGAAATATAACTCCAAAAGGCCTAAAAGACCCTAAAATCTTTCCTAATAATGGTAAAGTAAACTGGAATTCTGATAATTTTGGTGCAATTTATATTCCTGAAGCTGGTAAAACAGTGAAAATGGATCTCAAAAGCTTCTCTCTTTACAGAAGAATTATAGAAGTCTATGAAGGTTCTGAAATGGGAATTGATAATACACTATCTGTAAATGGCACACAAGTACTTCTTAATGGTAAACATATAGAGAGTTATACTTTTAAACAAGATTATTACTGGATGATGGGTGACAATCGTCACAACAGTGAAGATAGCCGGGTTTGGGGCTACGTTCCTGCCAATCATATTGTAGGGAAACCTGTTTTTGTATGGTTTAGTTGGGATTCTAATGCAAAAGGACTTTTTAACAAAATACGATGGGAGCGTATGTTCACTACCGTTGGAGGAAGTGGACAACCTGTATCCTATTTTAAATATTTCCTGATTCTTTTAGCTGGCTGGATTATCTATAATCAATATCGTAAAAGGAAAAAAGGAGCTTAA
- a CDS encoding tol-pal system YbgF family protein — translation MATYKKRGHKPKNKAEEVEQIEDNSTTAEVFNTLDEGASKTEEWVAANQKYILGAVGMIAVVILGYLGFQKFIQEPKEEEAANEMFTAQQYFDNAVNGNSKLSDSLYTLALNGGEGKYGFLGIIENYGSTDAANLSNYYAGFSYLNMKKYQEAINYLDSFKSDDDILGPLALGGIGDAFSQLDQTEEALGYYEKAAKAKINDFTTPKFLLKAAITAISLDKPEVAIPYLERIKEEFPKSVEANQADVHLGKAQAMK, via the coding sequence ATGGCAACTTATAAGAAACGTGGACACAAACCAAAAAACAAAGCTGAAGAAGTTGAGCAAATAGAAGATAATTCAACAACTGCTGAGGTATTTAACACCTTAGATGAAGGAGCTTCTAAAACTGAAGAATGGGTTGCAGCTAACCAAAAATACATACTAGGTGCTGTCGGAATGATAGCTGTTGTAATATTAGGATACCTTGGATTTCAGAAATTTATCCAGGAACCGAAAGAAGAAGAGGCAGCTAATGAAATGTTTACTGCACAACAGTATTTTGATAATGCTGTTAATGGTAACTCTAAACTTAGTGATTCGTTATATACTTTAGCTCTTAATGGAGGAGAAGGGAAGTATGGTTTTTTAGGGATTATAGAGAATTATGGTAGTACTGATGCTGCTAACCTATCAAACTACTATGCTGGATTTTCTTACTTAAATATGAAAAAATATCAAGAAGCAATTAATTATCTTGATAGCTTTAAAAGTGATGATGATATATTAGGGCCTTTAGCTCTTGGTGGTATTGGGGATGCATTTTCTCAACTTGATCAAACAGAAGAAGCATTAGGGTATTACGAAAAAGCGGCTAAAGCAAAAATTAATGACTTTACTACTCCGAAATTTTTGTTAAAAGCAGCAATTACTGCAATATCTCTTGATAAACCAGAAGTTGCAATTCCATATTTAGAACGAATTAAAGAAGAATTTCCTAAAAGTGTAGAAGCTAATCAAGCAGATGTTCATCTAGGTAAAGCACAAGCAATGAAGTAA
- the ribH gene encoding 6,7-dimethyl-8-ribityllumazine synthase: MATENKNLSQYDKTTIPNAKNFRFGIVVSEWNEEITEGLFQGAFDAFIDCGAVKENIVRWNVPGSFELIYGCKKMQESFDMLDAIIAVGSVIQGETKHFDFVCDGVTQGIKDLNIASDIPVIFCVLTDNTRQQSIDRSGGKHGNKGTEAAIAAIKMAQLRKDATFYK; this comes from the coding sequence ATGGCTACAGAAAATAAAAATTTATCACAATACGATAAAACAACAATCCCAAATGCGAAAAATTTTCGATTTGGGATTGTTGTTTCAGAATGGAATGAAGAAATTACTGAAGGGTTATTTCAAGGTGCATTTGATGCATTTATAGATTGTGGAGCAGTAAAAGAAAATATAGTACGGTGGAATGTACCCGGAAGTTTCGAATTGATATATGGATGTAAGAAAATGCAGGAATCTTTTGATATGCTTGATGCTATTATCGCTGTAGGATCTGTTATTCAAGGGGAAACCAAACATTTTGACTTTGTTTGTGATGGAGTTACACAAGGAATCAAGGATTTAAATATTGCTAGTGATATTCCTGTAATCTTTTGTGTGCTAACTGATAATACACGACAACAATCTATTGATCGTTCTGGAGGTAAGCATGGTAATAAAGGAACGGAAGCAGCAATTGCAGCGATCAAAATGGCACAATTGCGTAAAGATGCGACCTTTTATAAGTAA
- the mutL gene encoding DNA mismatch repair endonuclease MutL, whose protein sequence is MSDIIQLLPDHVANQIAAGEVVQRPASVVKELLENAIDAQATHIKLIIKEAGKTLIQVIDNGSGMSITDARLSFERHATSKIKTAEDLFQLDTKGFRGEALASIAAIAHVELKTKQEEDEVGTEITIEGSEVISQEVCVTPKGTSISVKNLFYNIPARRNFLKSNAVELRHIIDEFHRVTMAHHSIKFDMYHNGSEVFNLPITNCRQRIVNIFGGKTNEKLVPVEEETDLVTISGFVGKPEYAKRTRGEQFFFVNNRFIKSAYLNHAVNAAYEGLLKDKAHPSYFVYLTVDPKSIDINIHPTKTEIKFEDEHALYAMLRASIKHSLGQFNVAPVLDFNRDASMDTPYEYKSKTAQTPTIEVDRNFNPFKEEKISGGGGSSFSSKSHTPFKKESAGDWENLYVGLESEMITNKPTENDFSSVEFESAEVTGSLFETDEKKVGHHTTYQLRRKYIVTTIKSGMVIVHQNRAHQRIVYEELLRNITMASAVSQQLLFPLTLSFTKKEIELLTTVKEQLENTGFVFGELSPGEVEIKGIPSVTSEKEVAQLLEQLISDLESEVPDSGFSQTDLLARSISKSIAVRTGVELASEQQQYMVNSLFACTEPTITPDNKPTFITLTVDEIDKKF, encoded by the coding sequence ATGTCTGATATCATTCAACTATTACCAGATCACGTAGCTAATCAAATTGCTGCCGGAGAGGTGGTTCAACGACCAGCTTCAGTAGTGAAAGAACTATTAGAGAACGCAATTGATGCTCAGGCTACACATATAAAATTGATCATAAAAGAGGCTGGAAAAACTCTTATTCAAGTTATTGATAATGGATCAGGAATGAGTATTACCGATGCCAGACTGAGTTTTGAGCGCCATGCTACTTCAAAAATAAAAACTGCAGAAGATCTTTTTCAATTAGACACCAAGGGTTTCAGAGGAGAAGCTTTGGCTTCTATTGCGGCAATCGCCCATGTAGAGCTAAAAACGAAACAAGAAGAAGATGAGGTAGGTACAGAGATTACTATTGAAGGTAGTGAAGTGATTTCTCAAGAAGTATGCGTAACTCCAAAAGGAACCTCTATAAGTGTCAAAAACTTATTTTATAATATTCCCGCAAGGCGAAATTTCTTAAAATCAAATGCAGTAGAACTACGTCATATTATTGATGAATTTCATCGGGTGACTATGGCGCATCATTCTATTAAATTTGATATGTACCATAACGGTAGTGAAGTTTTTAATCTGCCTATTACAAATTGTCGTCAACGTATAGTAAATATTTTTGGAGGGAAAACCAATGAAAAACTCGTTCCTGTAGAAGAGGAAACAGACTTGGTTACTATTAGTGGATTTGTAGGAAAACCAGAATACGCCAAGCGTACACGGGGTGAGCAGTTTTTCTTTGTTAATAATAGGTTCATTAAGAGTGCTTATTTAAATCATGCTGTTAATGCTGCATATGAAGGTTTACTAAAGGATAAAGCACATCCTAGCTATTTTGTATACCTTACTGTAGACCCTAAATCAATAGATATTAATATTCATCCTACTAAGACCGAAATTAAATTTGAAGATGAGCATGCGTTGTATGCCATGCTAAGGGCTTCAATAAAACATAGTTTAGGACAATTTAATGTAGCACCTGTATTAGATTTTAATAGAGACGCTTCGATGGATACACCTTATGAATATAAAAGTAAAACTGCGCAGACGCCCACTATAGAGGTAGATCGTAATTTTAATCCATTTAAAGAAGAAAAAATATCAGGAGGTGGTGGTAGTTCGTTTTCCAGCAAAAGTCATACACCGTTTAAAAAAGAATCTGCAGGAGACTGGGAGAATTTGTATGTAGGGTTAGAATCTGAAATGATAACTAATAAGCCTACTGAAAATGATTTTTCCTCCGTAGAATTTGAAAGCGCAGAAGTTACAGGGTCATTGTTTGAGACCGATGAGAAAAAAGTTGGACATCATACAACCTATCAACTTAGAAGAAAGTATATCGTTACCACAATTAAAAGCGGAATGGTGATTGTTCACCAAAACAGAGCACATCAAAGAATAGTATACGAAGAGTTATTGCGTAATATTACGATGGCAAGTGCTGTAAGTCAGCAATTGTTGTTTCCGCTAACACTTTCTTTTACTAAAAAAGAAATCGAACTTCTTACTACTGTAAAAGAACAGCTCGAAAATACAGGGTTTGTTTTTGGAGAGTTATCCCCCGGAGAAGTTGAAATTAAAGGAATACCATCGGTTACTTCAGAAAAAGAAGTTGCACAACTTTTAGAACAACTAATTAGTGATCTCGAAAGTGAGGTGCCGGATAGTGGGTTTTCTCAGACAGACCTGCTAGCCAGATCTATTTCAAAAAGTATTGCAGTACGTACAGGAGTAGAATTGGCTTCAGAACAACAACAGTATATGGTAAATAGCCTTTTTGCATGTACTGAGCCTACAATAACACCAGATAATAAGCCGACTTTCATCACGTTAACAGTAGATGAAATCGATAAGAAATTTTGA
- a CDS encoding M949_RS01915 family surface polysaccharide biosynthesis protein, with the protein MNKFLLFIIIIPLFSCGKQTKDSNNNAEQQVTKEDTTIKVELKRFDSISFDPKIARKLSNKEILSTFTKRTKRRFDIEDPIYQAYSYKDQSGEYYLLLSERFKETDEKNDTLYDQIKALNLSYRDKQFKKKSSIKDDIDKDWETSIGFWNKYSSLSDIDNDGLADLILVYGTMGQDGYTDGRVKIIIYHNKRRITIRHQNSDYDGRLTKISKKFYALPLQIQQNVKEKMRLMMKNKHAIFFKDWEAKMETNAISIDGL; encoded by the coding sequence ATGAACAAATTTCTACTTTTTATCATAATTATTCCCTTATTTTCTTGTGGGAAACAAACAAAAGATTCCAATAACAATGCTGAGCAGCAAGTAACAAAAGAAGATACCACTATCAAAGTAGAGCTCAAAAGGTTTGATTCTATTTCATTCGATCCAAAAATAGCTCGTAAACTTTCAAATAAAGAAATCTTATCAACTTTTACTAAAAGAACCAAAAGGCGCTTCGATATTGAGGATCCTATTTACCAAGCATATTCTTACAAAGACCAGTCAGGAGAATATTATTTGTTATTATCAGAACGTTTTAAAGAAACAGATGAAAAAAATGACACTTTATACGATCAGATAAAAGCACTTAATTTGTCTTATAGAGACAAGCAGTTCAAAAAAAAATCTTCCATTAAAGATGACATAGACAAAGATTGGGAAACATCGATTGGATTCTGGAATAAATACTCAAGTTTATCCGATATAGACAATGATGGTTTAGCAGATCTTATATTGGTTTATGGCACTATGGGTCAAGACGGGTATACAGACGGTAGGGTAAAGATTATTATCTATCATAACAAAAGGAGAATAACAATTAGACATCAAAATAGTGATTATGATGGAAGGTTAACCAAAATCAGTAAAAAATTCTATGCATTGCCTTTACAAATACAACAAAACGTAAAAGAAAAAATGAGGTTAATGATGAAAAATAAACATGCCATTTTCTTTAAGGATTGGGAAGCAAAAATGGAAACTAACGCTATCAGTATAGATGGGTTGTAA